A genome region from Planctomycetia bacterium includes the following:
- a CDS encoding ABC transporter ATP-binding protein: MSHISIENVSVKFRSYSNCNQSLKEYFAGLLHPRKLQISQEFWALRDVSLQITAGDRVGIVGHNGAGKSTFLKALCRIYEPSQGQVHVDGRLAPLLEIGAGFHPDFTGRENIYLNGAILGYTQNQLRRIEPEVIEFAELEDFIDMPVKYYSTGMHLRLAFSLATAVEPDILILDEMFAGGDMSFVQRATDRMKQMIARANIMIFVSHDPSLLSTLCNRVIWLDHGKVKQDGPAKQVLSDFVGANARAA, translated from the coding sequence ATGTCGCATATTTCCATCGAAAACGTGTCTGTTAAGTTTCGTTCTTACAGCAATTGCAATCAGTCTCTGAAAGAGTACTTCGCCGGTCTGTTGCATCCTCGAAAGCTGCAAATATCGCAAGAGTTCTGGGCGCTGCGCGACGTGTCGTTGCAGATCACCGCCGGCGATAGAGTGGGAATCGTCGGTCACAACGGTGCCGGTAAAAGCACGTTTCTAAAGGCGCTTTGTCGTATTTACGAGCCATCTCAGGGCCAAGTCCATGTCGATGGAAGGTTGGCCCCGTTATTGGAAATCGGTGCGGGATTTCATCCGGATTTCACAGGCCGCGAGAACATCTACCTCAATGGGGCGATTCTCGGTTATACACAAAATCAATTGCGAAGAATCGAGCCCGAAGTCATTGAGTTTGCGGAGCTGGAAGATTTCATCGATATGCCGGTGAAATATTACTCGACGGGCATGCATTTAAGATTGGCCTTTTCGCTCGCAACGGCGGTCGAGCCGGATATTCTCATACTCGACGAGATGTTCGCCGGCGGCGATATGTCGTTCGTTCAACGCGCTACGGATCGAATGAAGCAGATGATCGCTCGCGCTAATATCATGATTTTCGTCTCTCATGATCCTAGTTTACTTTCGACGCTGTGTAATCGAGTTATTTGGCTCGATCATGGCAAGGTAAAGCAAGATGGCCCAGCCAAACAGGTCCTGTCGGACTTTGTGGGGGCGAATGCACGTGCGGCATAG
- a CDS encoding glycosyltransferase family 2 protein translates to MGDNRIVVVLVNYFSEGYLRDCLSALAVQTLPADRTIVVDNGSDSSRLDDTLRDYPEVELLRMPGNVGFAVANNRAVAMARDCRWAVLLNVDAFPDPDWLATLMKSALEHPDLAFFGSKLVDARSTHLLDGTGDVYHSSGCAWRRDHGESTIQEQRTTTGTIAPCAAAAMYRRDCWEAVGGFDEKYFCYLEDVDLALRLHLAGYKYAHVPEAVVRHVGSAITGRRSEFSVYHGHRNLVWTYIKNMPGWLFWKYLPQHLLLNAVSLIWLTYCGRGRTVLRAKMHALRGLPKLWRQRKAIQRSRRISTREFDALLAHGVQKLFSRL, encoded by the coding sequence ATCGGCGACAACCGAATTGTCGTCGTCCTCGTAAACTACTTCTCGGAGGGGTACCTCCGCGATTGCTTGTCCGCCCTAGCCGTTCAGACATTACCTGCCGATCGAACGATCGTGGTCGACAACGGTAGCGATTCCTCGCGACTCGACGATACTCTACGGGATTATCCGGAAGTCGAGTTGTTGCGCATGCCCGGCAACGTAGGTTTCGCGGTCGCCAACAATCGGGCGGTTGCAATGGCGCGCGACTGCCGCTGGGCGGTGTTGCTCAACGTCGATGCGTTCCCGGATCCCGATTGGCTGGCGACGCTGATGAAGTCGGCCTTGGAGCATCCGGATCTCGCTTTTTTCGGCAGTAAATTAGTCGACGCACGTTCGACGCATCTGCTCGACGGCACCGGCGACGTTTATCACAGCAGCGGCTGTGCATGGCGTCGGGACCACGGCGAGTCGACGATTCAGGAACAACGCACCACGACCGGAACGATCGCTCCCTGTGCAGCGGCCGCGATGTATCGACGCGATTGCTGGGAAGCGGTCGGTGGCTTCGATGAAAAATATTTTTGCTATTTGGAAGATGTCGATTTAGCCTTGCGGCTTCATCTCGCCGGTTACAAATATGCGCATGTGCCCGAGGCGGTCGTGCGCCATGTGGGGTCTGCGATCACCGGCCGTCGGAGTGAGTTCTCCGTGTACCACGGCCATCGCAACTTAGTCTGGACGTATATCAAAAACATGCCCGGTTGGCTGTTTTGGAAATACCTCCCGCAGCATCTGCTGCTCAATGCAGTGAGCCTGATTTGGCTAACGTATTGCGGTCGTGGGCGAACCGTGTTGCGTGCGAAGATGCATGCGCTACGCGGCTTGCCGAAGCTCTGGCGGCAACGGAAAGCGATTCAGCGCTCGCGACGAATTTCAACTCGTGAGTTCGATGCATTGCTAGCACACGGCGTGCAAAAACTTTTCAGCCGACTCTAG
- a CDS encoding NAD-dependent epimerase/dehydratase family protein, translating into MSLRVLVTGAAGCIGRSLCRALLKQGHQVGAVVRSSASVDRLPVGVRLSWVGEIAPETTWPGELFAQADVVVHLAAKVHCRHSRNASSEFQRANSEASETLARAMAAAPKSPRLVYCSSAHAVCNFSDQVVDESSPCRPQTYYGKSKFDAEQRLRRVSEDTGLKVVILRPAPVYGPELPGDLMRLLKFASRGWPLPLGGIENRRSLVYIENVVDALIAASSHPAAVGETFFVSDGTDVSLASLLRMFAAALGRSPRLISVAPQRLRSILGLLGKAAAADRMLGSLAIDSRRIGRTLAWQPPYDLTSGLSATAQWMKRIA; encoded by the coding sequence ATGTCGTTGCGAGTATTAGTCACAGGCGCGGCAGGTTGCATCGGCCGCAGTTTGTGCCGCGCGCTGCTGAAGCAAGGGCATCAAGTCGGCGCAGTCGTCAGGTCGTCTGCTTCGGTCGATCGACTTCCCGTGGGAGTGCGGCTGAGTTGGGTCGGCGAGATCGCGCCTGAGACGACCTGGCCCGGCGAGTTATTCGCTCAAGCGGATGTCGTCGTTCATTTAGCGGCGAAAGTGCATTGTCGTCATTCCCGAAACGCATCGTCGGAATTTCAGCGAGCGAATTCGGAAGCCTCCGAGACATTGGCACGCGCGATGGCAGCCGCTCCGAAGTCGCCGCGTCTCGTCTACTGTAGTTCGGCGCATGCCGTCTGCAATTTTTCCGATCAGGTCGTCGACGAATCCAGTCCGTGCCGGCCGCAAACGTATTACGGCAAGAGTAAATTCGACGCGGAGCAACGTCTCCGCCGTGTCTCCGAAGATACGGGTCTCAAGGTCGTGATCCTCAGGCCCGCGCCGGTCTATGGTCCGGAACTCCCCGGCGACCTCATGCGGCTTTTGAAATTCGCGTCGCGAGGTTGGCCGCTGCCGCTCGGGGGTATCGAGAATCGACGCAGTCTCGTTTACATCGAGAACGTCGTCGACGCCTTGATCGCCGCATCGTCGCATCCGGCGGCCGTGGGAGAAACGTTCTTCGTCAGCGACGGCACGGACGTCTCGCTCGCCTCGCTGCTGCGCATGTTCGCCGCGGCCCTGGGGCGGAGTCCTCGCTTGATCTCCGTAGCGCCGCAGCGACTCCGCAGCATCTTGGGGCTCTTAGGAAAAGCAGCTGCGGCCGATCGCATGCTCGGCTCGCTGGCAATCGATAGTCGTCGCATCGGCCGCACTCTTGCTTGGCAACCGCCTTACGATTTAACCTCCGGACTTTCCGCAACCGCTCAATGGATGAAGCGAATCGCATGA
- a CDS encoding sugar transferase: MKRIFDLIFGLAVLLVVLVPMALVAILVRLTSRGPILYWSDRVGRSNRLFSMPKFRTMRIDTPQVAAHLLTDPKQWLTPVGAFLRGTSLDELPQIWSILRGDMSFVGPRPALFNQHDLVAERTRYGVHTLVPGLTGWAQINGRDELTIVDKTAYDTWYAQHRSFSLDLRIILKTTLKAIHLPDRREA, from the coding sequence ATGAAGCGCATCTTCGATCTTATATTCGGGCTCGCTGTTTTGCTCGTCGTGCTGGTGCCGATGGCGCTCGTCGCTATTTTAGTCCGGCTGACCTCGCGCGGGCCGATCTTGTATTGGTCCGACCGCGTCGGCCGAAGCAATCGACTTTTCAGCATGCCGAAGTTTCGCACGATGCGTATCGATACGCCGCAGGTGGCCGCGCATCTGCTTACCGATCCGAAGCAATGGCTGACTCCCGTCGGCGCATTTCTCCGCGGCACCAGCTTAGACGAGCTGCCGCAGATCTGGAGTATTCTCCGTGGCGACATGAGTTTCGTCGGCCCGCGACCGGCCTTGTTCAACCAACACGATCTCGTCGCCGAACGGACTCGCTATGGAGTCCACACGCTTGTTCCGGGTCTCACAGGCTGGGCTCAAATCAACGGCCGCGACGAACTGACCATCGTCGATAAGACGGCCTACGATACCTGGTATGCGCAGCATCGATCGTTCTCGTTAGATCTTCGCATCATTCTCAAAACGACGCTCAAGGCAATCCATTTGCCGGACCGCCGAGAGGCGTGA
- a CDS encoding polysaccharide biosynthesis protein produces the protein MDMHNKKFLPIAVRGVVTLGLALVLAAIHYGVYFLRFEGEPPAPFLVGLQESLLLVVALKTTALVWFGLHRGWGRFVTFHDLIALAEATTLGSLLIVLADHLWLTDRAIPRGIIILDWGTSVIVLCGLRSVGRSMRDRYRLLFARGSVAKRVLIVGANHTGENLLRSIHFNGRIAFQVVGFIDHDDHRVGELLAGVPIVGAIERACQLARSYSAEEILITAGEVSGQTVRRVVDDCRLQGIRVKMLPSYEQLINGQVAVKVRDVAIDDLLHRDPVSLDTAQIHQWLEGRTLMVTGSAGSIGSEVCRQLLQFAPAKIVLVDRSENGQFHVERQIRELAPHVPVEVRIADIADTVRMEQLFHELRPEILFHAAAYKHVPLMEQNPGEGVKNNVVATRRLADLADEFGLQAFVLISTDKAVNPTSVMGACKRTAELYVQSLAERSSCRFVTVRFGNVLDSAGSVVPIFREQIARGGPVTITDERMQRYFMTIPEAAQLVIQAGAMGQGGEIFVLEMGEPVRIVDLAHDMIRLSGLNVGQDIEIQVTGLRPGEKLFEELHIHGETHQPTRHPKIRVAKCATTMSAAELADELDHLQSLVDAPADLILGQLQKLVVQYRPEIVVSSGPRLFHPEKEETDRDGTRHRAA, from the coding sequence ATGGATATGCACAACAAAAAGTTTCTTCCGATCGCCGTGCGCGGCGTCGTCACCTTAGGACTCGCGCTGGTTCTAGCGGCGATTCATTATGGGGTGTACTTTCTGCGCTTCGAGGGGGAGCCGCCGGCTCCGTTCTTGGTCGGGCTGCAAGAGTCGCTCCTGCTTGTCGTCGCGCTGAAGACCACGGCGCTCGTGTGGTTCGGTTTGCATCGAGGTTGGGGCCGCTTCGTCACGTTTCACGATCTGATCGCGCTGGCCGAAGCGACCACGCTCGGTTCGCTCTTAATCGTGCTGGCCGATCATCTCTGGCTAACCGATCGCGCGATTCCGCGAGGAATCATCATCCTCGATTGGGGAACATCGGTCATCGTGCTCTGCGGTTTGCGTAGCGTCGGTCGGTCGATGCGCGATCGCTATCGGTTGCTGTTCGCGCGCGGATCGGTCGCGAAACGAGTGTTGATCGTCGGCGCCAACCATACCGGCGAGAACCTATTGCGCTCGATCCATTTCAACGGCCGCATCGCATTCCAAGTCGTCGGCTTCATCGATCACGACGACCATCGGGTCGGTGAGCTTTTAGCAGGTGTGCCGATCGTCGGCGCGATCGAGCGCGCATGCCAACTCGCACGCAGCTATTCGGCGGAAGAAATCTTGATCACGGCCGGGGAAGTCTCCGGTCAAACGGTGCGGCGCGTCGTCGACGATTGCCGGCTGCAAGGGATTCGCGTTAAGATGTTGCCGAGTTACGAGCAATTGATCAACGGGCAAGTCGCCGTGAAGGTGCGCGACGTCGCCATCGACGATCTGCTGCATCGCGACCCCGTCAGCCTCGACACCGCACAAATCCATCAATGGCTCGAAGGCCGGACGCTGATGGTTACCGGTAGTGCCGGAAGCATCGGGAGCGAAGTCTGTCGACAGTTGTTGCAGTTCGCGCCGGCGAAGATCGTCTTGGTCGATCGTTCGGAGAACGGTCAGTTTCATGTCGAGCGACAGATTCGCGAGCTCGCTCCGCATGTTCCGGTGGAAGTACGCATCGCCGATATCGCCGACACGGTTCGCATGGAGCAATTGTTTCACGAACTTCGACCGGAGATTTTATTCCATGCGGCGGCCTATAAGCATGTGCCGTTGATGGAGCAAAATCCCGGCGAAGGGGTGAAGAACAACGTCGTGGCGACCCGTCGCCTCGCCGACCTCGCCGATGAATTCGGTCTGCAAGCCTTCGTGCTCATCTCGACCGATAAGGCCGTGAACCCGACGAGCGTCATGGGTGCTTGCAAGCGGACGGCCGAACTCTACGTGCAATCGTTGGCCGAGCGCTCGAGTTGTCGATTCGTCACGGTGCGGTTCGGCAACGTGCTCGATAGCGCGGGGAGCGTCGTACCGATATTTCGCGAGCAAATCGCGCGCGGCGGTCCGGTAACGATCACCGACGAACGGATGCAGCGCTACTTCATGACGATTCCCGAGGCTGCACAGCTGGTCATCCAGGCCGGGGCGATGGGCCAAGGGGGCGAGATCTTCGTGCTGGAAATGGGCGAGCCGGTTCGGATCGTCGACCTCGCGCACGATATGATTCGGCTTTCGGGGCTCAACGTCGGGCAGGATATCGAAATCCAAGTGACCGGCCTTCGACCCGGCGAGAAGCTGTTCGAGGAATTGCACATCCACGGTGAGACGCATCAGCCGACGCGCCATCCGAAGATCCGAGTGGCAAAGTGCGCCACGACGATGAGTGCCGCGGAACTCGCAGACGAGCTTGATCATTTGCAGAGCCTCGTCGACGCTCCGGCCGATTTGATTCTCGGGCAGCTCCAAAAGCTGGTCGTCCAATATCGACCGGAGATCGTTGTTTCGTCGGGCCCGCGACTCTTTCATCCTGAGAAGGAAGAAACCGACCGCGACGGAACTCGGCATCGGGCCGCTTAA
- a CDS encoding YciI family protein translates to MIPRPLPQPSSGHELGSCDPAHEAFDENLIKAYMRYNEEMTKAGVLVASEGLNPADPAVQVSVVDGERVLVDGPFTETKELVGGFYVIDVPSKEVAIQWALRCPVGRGHEVLELRRLTDLVDLPPEFQEMIRAEAPLWNSRVWGAK, encoded by the coding sequence ATGATTCCGCGCCCGCTTCCTCAGCCCTCTTCCGGCCACGAACTCGGCTCTTGCGATCCCGCGCATGAAGCGTTCGACGAGAATCTCATCAAGGCCTACATGCGCTACAATGAAGAGATGACGAAGGCCGGCGTGTTAGTCGCTTCCGAAGGTTTGAATCCGGCGGATCCGGCCGTGCAGGTTTCGGTCGTCGACGGCGAACGAGTGCTCGTCGATGGGCCGTTTACGGAGACGAAGGAGCTCGTCGGCGGCTTCTACGTGATCGATGTTCCCTCGAAAGAGGTTGCGATCCAATGGGCTCTGCGCTGCCCCGTCGGTCGGGGGCATGAAGTACTCGAGCTGCGCCGACTCACCGACTTGGTCGATCTCCCGCCGGAGTTTCAAGAGATGATTCGAGCCGAAGCGCCGCTCTGGAACTCGCGCGTTTGGGGCGCGAAGTAG
- a CDS encoding efflux RND transporter periplasmic adaptor subunit has translation MSADTTPRSPLGSSSRTPSGLRDQVMSLRLGQKARAQQGIAWARWLAAALIVAGLVAIVWIQYSPTFSKDVAQSGAAAKTGADATSSSGATTSTRDSSAQRNPPAPNTPNASANSSANSSANQPPASQSPADAKGKIVLESKGYLVPAHQILVSPKVQGMVVKLDIEEGRRVKKGDLLAQIESIEFERDHDRAVALHELAKARLLEMENGSRPEEISQAEAELGQAQEELLDFERTWKRNAELWKSRSVTEQELQKSESQYLSTKRRIERLSYALQLMRKGPREERIVAARAEAKQYEADALKSAWKLSNCKILAPISGIILKKNAEEGNIVNTMAMNGSFSLCEMADLSDLEVDLAIQERDVSRIFVGQHARIRSEAYPERVYEGYVSRLMPIADRAKGAIPVRVKVRVPTNEEGVYLKPEMGAIVSFYDYTDPGKPATATLP, from the coding sequence ATGTCTGCCGACACCACTCCGCGCTCCCCCTTAGGATCTTCCTCGCGCACACCGTCGGGCCTGCGCGATCAGGTCATGTCGCTGAGGTTGGGGCAAAAGGCACGCGCGCAACAAGGGATCGCTTGGGCTCGTTGGTTGGCCGCCGCCTTGATCGTCGCCGGATTGGTCGCCATCGTTTGGATTCAATACTCACCGACGTTCTCGAAGGATGTCGCTCAAAGCGGCGCAGCAGCGAAGACCGGCGCCGATGCAACTTCGTCTTCCGGTGCGACGACCTCGACTCGCGACTCTTCGGCGCAACGGAATCCGCCCGCCCCGAACACTCCGAACGCCTCTGCAAACTCGTCGGCGAACTCATCGGCAAACCAGCCGCCAGCTTCGCAGTCGCCGGCCGATGCGAAGGGGAAGATCGTCTTGGAGTCGAAAGGTTATCTTGTGCCGGCGCATCAGATCTTGGTGAGCCCGAAGGTGCAAGGGATGGTCGTGAAGCTCGATATCGAAGAAGGACGTCGGGTAAAGAAAGGAGACTTGCTCGCGCAGATCGAGAGCATCGAGTTCGAGCGCGACCATGATCGGGCCGTCGCTCTGCATGAGTTGGCGAAAGCGCGGCTTTTGGAAATGGAAAACGGCAGCCGGCCCGAGGAGATTTCGCAAGCCGAAGCCGAGCTAGGACAGGCCCAGGAAGAACTCCTCGACTTCGAGCGGACTTGGAAACGGAACGCCGAGCTTTGGAAAAGCCGATCCGTGACGGAGCAAGAACTTCAAAAGTCGGAGAGCCAATATCTCTCGACGAAGCGCCGCATAGAGCGTTTGAGCTACGCTTTGCAATTGATGCGCAAGGGCCCGCGCGAAGAGCGGATCGTCGCGGCGCGTGCGGAAGCGAAGCAGTATGAGGCCGACGCGTTGAAGTCTGCCTGGAAGCTGAGTAACTGCAAAATTCTCGCACCGATCTCCGGCATCATCCTGAAGAAGAACGCCGAAGAGGGAAACATCGTCAACACGATGGCGATGAACGGTTCGTTCAGCCTTTGCGAGATGGCCGACCTCTCCGATCTCGAAGTCGACCTCGCGATCCAAGAGCGCGACGTCTCGCGGATCTTCGTCGGTCAGCATGCCCGCATTCGCTCGGAAGCATATCCCGAGCGAGTCTACGAGGGCTATGTTTCTCGCTTGATGCCGATCGCCGATCGAGCCAAGGGGGCGATTCCGGTGCGGGTCAAAGTGCGAGTGCCGACGAACGAAGAAGGGGTCTACCTGAAACCGGAGATGGGAGCGATCGTTTCCTTCTACGATTACACAGACCCCGGCAAGCCGGCCACGGCGACACTTCCTTAG
- a CDS encoding DUF1501 domain-containing protein, which yields MSRRFSRLGCEDARSTLTPSRRSFLQMGMMGLGGLSLADVLRSEASAATNASASGPKVINKPSNVKSVIILWMRGGPSHIDMWDPKPDAPVEFRGEFNTIGTNVPGINLTDMLPNSAKIMDKWSIVRSLHHADAGHSTGDQMCFTGYAAGPSADQNYHPSCGSIVVEQLQKRDTSLPAYVMIPKMVPGTNSAYLGVACKPFETIADPAVEGEFKVPNFAPTEGLTVERLGDRRSLLAHFDSFKRELDNSGHMVAMDRFQDRALEILTSTKAQKAFDLDSEPAAVRERYGFMPAFDPGAADRCGAPAWSQRMLLARRLVEAGVRLVTVDLRWWDTHVKGFESLRQGFLPRWDKAYPALIHDLEERGLLETTLVVAWGEFGRTPRVNANAGRDHYPNVFSAALAGGAIKGGRVLGSSDAKGAFPKDNPKSPQDVLATIYQHLGVDMDKHYLNSSGRPIKTLPFGDPLKELMS from the coding sequence ATGAGCCGCCGATTTTCTCGCTTAGGTTGCGAAGATGCCCGTAGCACGCTGACTCCCTCGCGCCGCAGCTTCTTGCAAATGGGAATGATGGGCCTCGGCGGATTGTCGCTGGCCGATGTCTTGCGCTCCGAAGCGAGTGCCGCGACCAATGCTTCGGCTTCCGGCCCGAAGGTGATCAATAAGCCGAGCAACGTGAAGTCGGTCATCATCTTGTGGATGCGCGGCGGGCCGAGCCACATCGATATGTGGGATCCTAAGCCGGATGCTCCGGTCGAGTTCCGCGGCGAGTTCAACACGATCGGCACCAATGTGCCGGGCATCAACCTGACCGATATGCTGCCGAATTCGGCCAAGATCATGGACAAATGGTCGATCGTGCGGAGCTTGCATCACGCCGATGCGGGCCACTCGACCGGCGACCAAATGTGCTTCACCGGTTATGCCGCCGGACCGAGCGCCGACCAAAACTATCACCCCAGCTGCGGCTCGATCGTCGTCGAGCAACTGCAGAAGCGCGACACTTCGCTGCCGGCTTACGTGATGATTCCGAAGATGGTGCCCGGCACCAACTCGGCTTATCTCGGCGTGGCTTGCAAGCCGTTCGAGACGATCGCCGACCCGGCGGTGGAGGGCGAGTTCAAGGTTCCGAACTTCGCACCTACCGAGGGCCTGACGGTCGAACGTCTCGGCGATCGCCGCTCGCTCTTGGCGCACTTCGACAGCTTCAAACGCGAACTCGACAACAGCGGCCACATGGTCGCGATGGATCGCTTCCAAGATCGAGCCTTGGAGATTCTGACCTCGACGAAGGCCCAAAAGGCGTTCGATCTCGATAGCGAACCGGCTGCCGTCCGTGAGCGTTACGGCTTCATGCCGGCATTCGATCCGGGTGCCGCCGACCGCTGCGGCGCTCCGGCTTGGAGCCAGCGCATGTTGTTGGCTCGCCGCCTCGTCGAAGCCGGAGTCCGGCTCGTGACGGTCGACCTCCGCTGGTGGGACACGCACGTCAAAGGCTTCGAGTCCCTCCGCCAAGGCTTCTTGCCGCGCTGGGACAAGGCCTATCCCGCCCTCATCCACGATCTCGAAGAACGGGGCCTGTTGGAAACGACGTTGGTCGTCGCCTGGGGCGAGTTCGGCCGTACGCCGCGCGTGAACGCCAACGCCGGCCGCGACCACTACCCGAACGTGTTCAGTGCGGCCTTGGCCGGTGGTGCGATCAAGGGAGGTCGGGTACTCGGCTCGTCTGATGCGAAGGGTGCCTTCCCGAAAGACAATCCGAAGAGCCCGCAAGACGTGCTGGCGACGATCTATCAGCACCTCGGCGTCGATATGGATAAGCACTACCTGAACAGCTCAGGACGTCCGATCAAGACGCTCCCGTTCGGCGACCCGCTCAAAGAGCTGATGAGCTAA
- a CDS encoding ATP-grasp domain-containing protein, which yields MTSAAGEPLLIVGASARAAAESALRGGYRPYAIDLFADADLAEVAEVRRSRNFPRDVVALARTMPACDWLYVGGLENHPEVVDELAAERRLLGSPGKVLRRVRDPRRLQETVRETTCRHGVSFPESIFSRAEFARRFMGTTREAGDDSARTPIQRDERWLVKRRRSSGGLGVVPFSHEQSLSSEGDLFDDDRYLQRRIEGMPFGAVYLATHHETYLLGLSLQSLSPGAREVQPFRYGGSVGPLPFESLVTTSLDDKLGDIGRLATKEFELFGFFSIDFLIDEMRVPWLLEINPRYTASVELIERARGESLIGLHIAACRETMPAAGLKDRFALYPEGPTTHGKRIVYSDVDVANVPERFTRELLKRRNDAATTRAEAWPDVADIPAAGSSVGRDEPLATVFAAAEHEPKLTAELDRRERELRELLHSTLSSA from the coding sequence ATGACGTCTGCCGCCGGGGAGCCGCTGCTGATCGTCGGAGCCTCGGCGCGAGCCGCGGCCGAGTCGGCGTTGCGTGGCGGATACCGACCGTACGCGATCGACTTGTTCGCCGATGCCGACTTAGCCGAGGTCGCCGAGGTTCGCCGGAGCCGGAACTTCCCGCGCGACGTCGTCGCGCTCGCACGTACGATGCCGGCATGCGACTGGCTCTACGTCGGCGGACTCGAGAACCATCCCGAGGTCGTCGACGAGTTGGCCGCCGAGCGCCGACTGCTCGGCAGCCCCGGCAAGGTCTTGCGGCGGGTTCGCGACCCACGCCGGCTTCAAGAGACGGTTCGAGAGACGACGTGCCGGCATGGCGTCTCGTTTCCGGAGTCGATCTTCAGTCGGGCCGAGTTCGCGCGGCGGTTCATGGGGACGACCCGCGAGGCCGGCGACGACTCCGCTCGCACTCCGATTCAGCGCGACGAGCGCTGGCTGGTGAAGCGTCGTCGATCGTCGGGAGGGCTCGGAGTCGTACCGTTCTCCCATGAGCAATCGCTTAGCTCGGAAGGCGATCTCTTCGACGACGACCGTTACCTGCAACGGCGCATCGAAGGGATGCCGTTCGGTGCCGTCTATCTCGCGACACATCATGAGACGTATCTATTAGGTCTCTCGCTTCAGTCGTTGAGCCCCGGTGCGCGCGAAGTGCAACCGTTTCGCTACGGCGGATCGGTCGGGCCGCTGCCGTTCGAGTCGCTCGTGACGACTTCTCTTGACGACAAACTAGGAGACATAGGAAGACTAGCGACCAAGGAATTCGAATTATTCGGATTTTTTTCCATCGATTTTTTGATCGACGAAATGCGGGTTCCCTGGCTGTTAGAAATCAACCCGCGCTACACGGCAAGCGTCGAGCTGATCGAGCGCGCGCGCGGCGAATCACTCATCGGGCTCCATATCGCCGCCTGCCGAGAAACGATGCCGGCAGCGGGACTGAAAGATCGATTCGCGCTCTATCCGGAAGGACCGACGACGCATGGGAAGCGGATCGTCTATTCGGATGTCGACGTCGCGAATGTGCCCGAACGCTTTACGCGTGAGTTACTTAAGCGCCGCAACGACGCCGCTACAACCCGGGCCGAGGCTTGGCCCGACGTGGCCGATATTCCGGCGGCTGGCAGTAGCGTAGGCCGCGACGAGCCGCTGGCAACCGTGTTTGCCGCGGCGGAGCACGAACCCAAGCTCACGGCCGAACTCGACCGCAGGGAGCGAGAGCTTCGCGAACTGCTGCATTCCACGCTGAGCAGCGCTTAG
- a CDS encoding CAP domain-containing protein, translating to MLKQLMLTCLAAVLVGFGSARAEEPAKEAPAATPVEKDVFELTSTESTVLEMTNNERVRRGMKPLVIDPSLVESARQHANWMAASHRMQHTTKPVGENIAMGQRTCTEVLNVWMNSSGHRANILGGWNRVGAAAYTSPSGRVYWCLQFLR from the coding sequence ATGTTGAAGCAGCTAATGTTGACGTGCCTTGCGGCGGTACTCGTCGGATTCGGAAGCGCGCGGGCCGAAGAGCCTGCCAAGGAAGCGCCCGCCGCGACGCCGGTCGAAAAGGACGTCTTTGAGTTGACGTCGACGGAATCGACCGTTTTGGAGATGACGAACAACGAACGCGTTCGCCGCGGGATGAAGCCGCTGGTGATCGATCCGAGCTTGGTCGAGTCGGCCCGCCAGCATGCCAACTGGATGGCCGCATCGCACCGGATGCAACACACCACGAAGCCGGTCGGCGAGAACATCGCCATGGGTCAACGGACCTGCACCGAAGTCTTGAACGTGTGGATGAACTCGTCGGGCCATCGGGCCAACATCCTCGGGGGTTGGAACCGCGTCGGTGCGGCTGCCTACACCTCGCCGAGCGGTCGGGTCTACTGGTGCCTCCAGTTCCTCCGCTAG
- the fae gene encoding formaldehyde-activating enzyme yields the protein MSMYIGEALAGDGNEIAHIDLLIGDKQGPVGNAFANALARQSEGHSNLLAVLTPNVAVKPATVMITKVTIKGAKQAVQMFGPAQAAVAKAVADSVAEEIIPKNKAEDLVIVCGVFIHWQAADDKKIYDYNYAATKQAIASAMQGKPTADEMIAQKDKVKHPFQGF from the coding sequence ATGTCGATGTACATCGGAGAAGCTTTGGCCGGAGACGGCAATGAAATCGCCCATATCGATCTCTTGATCGGCGACAAGCAAGGCCCTGTAGGCAACGCTTTCGCAAACGCTTTGGCACGCCAAAGCGAAGGGCATTCGAACCTGTTGGCCGTGTTGACTCCGAACGTCGCCGTGAAGCCGGCGACCGTGATGATCACGAAGGTCACGATCAAGGGTGCGAAGCAAGCCGTGCAGATGTTCGGCCCTGCGCAAGCCGCGGTCGCGAAGGCCGTCGCCGACTCGGTCGCCGAAGAAATCATCCCGAAGAACAAGGCCGAAGACCTTGTCATCGTTTGCGGCGTGTTCATCCACTGGCAAGCCGCCGACGACAAGAAGATCTACGACTACAACTACGCCGCCACGAAGCAAGCGATCGCCAGCGCCATGCAAGGCAAGCCGACCGCCGACGAAATGATCGCCCAGAAGGATAAGGTCAAGCACCCCTTCCAAGGCTTCTAA